One window from the genome of Streptomyces sp. NBC_01476 encodes:
- the uvrA gene encoding excinuclease ABC subunit UvrA → MRTGVADRLTIRGAREHNLRNVSLDLPRDSLIVFTGLSGSGKSSLAFDTIFAEGQRRYVESLSSYARQFLGQMDKPDVDFIEGLSPAVSIDQKSTSRNPRSTVGTITEVYDYLRLLFARIGKPHCPECGRPIARQSPQAIVDKVLELEEGSRFQVLSPLVRERKGEFVDLFGDLQTKGYSRARVDGVTVQLTDPPKLKKQEKHTIEVVIDRLTVKSSAKRRLTDSVETALGLSGGMVILDFVDLPEDDPQRERMFSEHLYCPYDDLSFEELEPRSFSFNSPFGACPDCTGIGSRMEVDPELIVPDDQKSLDEGAIAPWTGGMTKSYFDRLVKGLAQELGFRTDIPFAGLPARARKALLHGHKSEVRIAYKTRYGRERAYNAQFEGAIPFVKRRHQDSESDSSRERFEGYMREVPCPTCKGARLKPLVLAVTVQDRSIADISAMSITDCAEFLGAMKLNARDKKIAERVLKEVNERLRFLVDVGLDYLSLNRAAGTLSGGEAQRIRLATQIGSGLVGVLYVLDEPSIGLHQRDNHRLIETLVRLRDLGNTLIVVEHDEDTIKTADWVVDIGPGAGEHGGKVVHSGSLKELLENDESLTGQYLSGKRSIPTPEARRPLDRSRQLTVHGAREHNLQDIDVSFPLGVLTAVTGVSGSGKSTLVNDILYTHLARELNGARSVPGRHTRVDGDDLVDKVVHVDQSPIGRTPRSNPATYTGVFDNVRKLFAETMEAKVRGYLPGRFSFNVKGGRCENCAGDGTIKIEMNFLPDVYVPCEVCHGARYNRETLEVHYKGKSIAEVLDMPIEEALDFFEAVPNISRHLRTLNEVGLGYVRLGQSAPTLSGGEAQRVKLASELQKRSTGRTVYVLDEPTTGLHFEDISKLIKVLSGLVDKGNTVIVIEHNLDVIKTADWVIDMGPEGGNGGGLLVAEGTPEQIAGVPASHTGKFLRDILSPEAVSDATVPAPRKRAAAKRAAPARKRAASKA, encoded by the coding sequence GTGCGCACTGGCGTGGCCGATCGACTCACCATCCGCGGCGCTCGCGAGCACAATCTGCGGAATGTCTCGCTTGACCTGCCGCGGGACTCGCTCATCGTGTTCACCGGCCTGTCCGGTTCCGGCAAGTCCTCGCTTGCCTTCGACACGATCTTCGCCGAGGGTCAGCGTCGCTACGTAGAGTCGCTCTCCTCCTACGCGCGGCAGTTCCTCGGCCAGATGGACAAGCCCGACGTCGACTTCATCGAGGGCCTGTCACCGGCCGTCTCGATCGACCAGAAGTCCACCTCGCGCAACCCGCGCTCGACGGTCGGCACCATCACCGAGGTCTACGACTATCTGCGGCTGCTCTTCGCCCGGATCGGGAAGCCGCACTGCCCCGAGTGCGGGCGCCCCATCGCCCGGCAGTCGCCGCAGGCGATCGTGGACAAGGTGCTGGAGCTGGAGGAGGGCAGCCGCTTCCAGGTGCTCTCGCCGCTGGTGCGCGAGCGCAAGGGAGAGTTCGTCGACCTCTTCGGCGACCTGCAGACCAAGGGGTACAGCCGGGCCCGGGTGGACGGCGTCACCGTCCAGCTCACCGACCCGCCCAAGCTCAAGAAGCAGGAGAAGCACACCATCGAGGTGGTCATCGACCGCCTCACCGTGAAGAGCTCCGCCAAGCGCCGCCTCACCGACTCGGTGGAGACCGCGCTCGGCCTGTCCGGCGGCATGGTGATCCTGGACTTCGTCGACCTGCCCGAGGACGACCCGCAGCGCGAGCGGATGTTCTCCGAGCACCTGTACTGCCCGTACGACGACCTGTCCTTCGAGGAACTGGAGCCGCGCTCCTTCTCCTTCAACTCGCCCTTCGGCGCCTGCCCGGACTGCACCGGCATCGGCTCCCGGATGGAGGTCGACCCGGAGCTGATCGTCCCGGACGACCAGAAGTCGCTGGACGAGGGGGCCATCGCGCCCTGGACCGGCGGCATGACCAAGAGCTACTTCGACCGGCTGGTCAAGGGCCTCGCCCAGGAGCTGGGTTTCCGCACCGACATCCCGTTCGCCGGGCTGCCCGCACGGGCCCGCAAGGCACTGCTCCACGGCCACAAGTCCGAGGTCCGCATCGCCTACAAGACCCGGTACGGCCGGGAGCGGGCGTACAACGCCCAGTTCGAGGGCGCCATCCCGTTCGTCAAGCGCCGCCACCAGGACTCCGAGAGCGACTCCAGCCGGGAGCGCTTCGAGGGGTACATGCGGGAGGTGCCCTGCCCGACCTGCAAGGGCGCCCGGCTGAAGCCGCTGGTGCTCGCCGTCACCGTGCAGGACCGGTCGATCGCCGACATCTCGGCGATGTCGATCACCGACTGCGCCGAGTTCCTGGGCGCGATGAAGCTCAACGCCCGGGACAAGAAGATCGCCGAGCGGGTCCTCAAGGAGGTCAACGAGCGGCTGAGGTTCCTGGTCGACGTCGGCCTGGACTACCTCTCGCTGAACCGCGCCGCGGGCACCCTGTCCGGCGGTGAGGCCCAGCGGATCCGGCTCGCCACCCAGATCGGCTCCGGCCTGGTCGGTGTGCTCTACGTCCTGGACGAGCCGTCCATCGGCCTCCACCAGCGGGACAACCACCGGCTGATCGAGACCCTGGTCCGGCTCCGCGACCTCGGCAACACCCTGATCGTGGTCGAGCACGACGAGGACACCATCAAGACCGCCGACTGGGTGGTCGACATCGGCCCCGGTGCCGGTGAGCACGGCGGCAAGGTGGTGCACTCCGGCTCGCTCAAGGAGCTGCTGGAGAACGACGAGTCGCTCACCGGGCAGTATCTGTCCGGCAAGCGGTCCATCCCCACCCCCGAGGCGCGGCGGCCGCTGGACCGCAGCCGGCAGCTGACCGTGCACGGCGCCCGCGAGCACAACCTGCAGGACATCGACGTGTCCTTCCCGCTGGGGGTGCTCACCGCGGTCACCGGCGTCTCCGGTTCCGGCAAGTCCACGCTGGTCAACGACATCCTCTACACCCACCTGGCCCGGGAGCTGAACGGCGCCAGGAGCGTGCCCGGCCGGCACACCCGGGTGGACGGCGACGACCTGGTGGACAAGGTGGTGCACGTCGACCAGTCGCCGATCGGCCGCACCCCGCGCTCCAACCCGGCCACGTACACCGGCGTCTTCGACAACGTCCGCAAGCTCTTCGCCGAGACCATGGAGGCGAAGGTCCGCGGCTATCTGCCGGGGCGCTTCTCCTTCAACGTCAAGGGCGGCCGCTGCGAGAACTGCGCGGGCGACGGCACCATCAAGATCGAGATGAACTTCCTGCCGGACGTCTACGTCCCGTGCGAGGTGTGCCACGGCGCCCGGTACAACCGGGAGACCCTGGAGGTGCACTACAAGGGCAAGTCCATCGCCGAGGTGCTGGACATGCCGATCGAGGAGGCGCTGGACTTCTTCGAGGCGGTGCCCAACATCTCGCGGCACCTGCGCACGCTCAACGAGGTCGGTCTGGGGTACGTCCGGCTCGGCCAGTCCGCGCCGACCCTCTCCGGCGGCGAGGCGCAGCGCGTCAAGCTCGCCTCCGAGCTGCAGAAGCGCTCCACCGGCCGGACCGTCTACGTCCTGGACGAGCCCACCACCGGACTGCACTTCGAGGACATCAGCAAGCTGATCAAGGTGCTCTCCGGACTGGTCGACAAGGGCAACACGGTGATCGTCATCGAGCACAACCTGGACGTCATCAAGACCGCGGACTGGGTGATCGACATGGGCCCCGAGGGTGGCAACGGCGGCGGTCTGCTGGTCGCCGAGGGCACTCCGGAGCAGATCGCCGGCGTCCCGGCCAGCCACACCGGGAAGTTCCTGCGGGACATCCTCAGCCCGGAGGCGGTCAGCGACGCCACCGTGCCGGCGCCCCGGAAACGGGCGGCGGCCAAGCGGGCCGCACCGGCCCGCAAGCGCGCGGCCAGTAAGGCGTAG
- a CDS encoding MBL fold metallo-hydrolase, producing MVYTGQVTVGGAPDVHELKDLIISKVAVGPMSNNAYVLRCRATGEQLLIDAANEPETLLEVIGPDGIGAVVTTHQHGDHWQALRAVVDATGARTYAGRDDAPGIPVPTTDPVDDGDTISFGEVRLTARHLVGHTPGSIALIYDDPHGHPHVFTGDCLFPGGVGNTHDDPAAFASLLGDVTAKLFDVLPDESWVYPGHGNDTTLGDERPHLAQWRERGW from the coding sequence ATGGTGTACACGGGACAGGTCACGGTGGGCGGCGCGCCCGACGTGCACGAACTGAAGGACCTGATCATCAGCAAGGTGGCGGTCGGTCCGATGAGCAACAACGCGTATGTACTGCGCTGCCGGGCCACCGGAGAGCAGCTGCTGATCGACGCGGCGAACGAGCCGGAGACCCTGCTGGAGGTCATCGGCCCGGACGGCATCGGCGCCGTCGTCACCACCCACCAGCACGGCGACCACTGGCAGGCCCTGCGCGCGGTGGTGGACGCCACCGGTGCCCGCACCTACGCCGGCCGCGACGACGCCCCCGGCATCCCCGTGCCCACCACCGACCCGGTGGACGACGGCGACACCATCTCCTTCGGCGAGGTCCGGCTCACCGCCCGCCACCTGGTCGGCCACACCCCGGGCAGCATCGCGCTGATCTACGACGACCCGCACGGCCACCCGCACGTCTTCACCGGCGACTGCCTCTTCCCCGGCGGCGTCGGCAACACCCACGACGACCCCGCCGCCTTCGCCTCGCTCCTCGGCGATGTCACCGCGAAGCTCTTCGACGTCCTGCCGGACGAGAGCTGGGTCTACCCCGGCCACGGCAACGACACCACCCTCGGCGACGAGCGCCCGCACCTCGCGCAGTGGCGCGAGCGCGGCTGGTAG
- a CDS encoding helix-turn-helix transcriptional regulator, producing MKSSRLLSILLLLQTRGRMTAAQLAAELEVSERTVYRDVEALHVSGVPLYGDAGHRGGYQLLAGYRTRLTGLTPDEAEALFLSGVPGPAAELGLGRALAAAQLKVRAALPPELREQADRIRSRFHLDAPGWFAVDEEVPYLGQVADAVWHNRVLDVRYRRWKEPTDVERRLEPYGLVLKAGRWYTVAAGETGLRTYRVDRILALTVRDETFEPPAGFDLAAHWHRRQADFLAQLGRFEAEVRLTPQAAARLGGPAGRALAATAVPDTDGLLRLTLPVESLEQAESDILALGTSVEVLGPPELRARLAATTRALAERYR from the coding sequence GTGAAGTCCAGTCGGCTGCTCTCGATCCTGCTGCTGCTCCAGACCCGGGGCCGGATGACCGCCGCCCAGCTCGCGGCGGAGCTCGAAGTCTCCGAGCGGACGGTCTACCGGGACGTGGAGGCGCTGCACGTCTCCGGTGTGCCCCTCTACGGTGACGCCGGCCACCGCGGCGGCTACCAGCTGCTCGCCGGCTACCGCACCCGGCTGACCGGACTGACCCCCGACGAGGCCGAGGCGCTGTTCCTGTCCGGGGTGCCAGGCCCTGCCGCGGAGCTGGGCCTGGGCCGCGCGCTGGCCGCCGCCCAGCTGAAGGTGCGGGCCGCGCTGCCGCCCGAGCTGCGCGAACAGGCGGACCGGATCCGCTCCCGCTTCCACCTGGACGCCCCCGGCTGGTTCGCCGTGGACGAGGAGGTGCCCTACCTCGGGCAGGTCGCGGACGCGGTCTGGCACAACAGGGTGCTCGACGTCCGCTACCGCCGCTGGAAGGAACCCACCGACGTGGAGCGCCGGCTGGAGCCGTACGGCCTGGTGCTCAAGGCGGGCCGGTGGTACACCGTCGCCGCCGGTGAGACCGGGCTGCGGACGTACCGGGTGGACCGGATCCTCGCACTCACCGTCCGCGACGAGACGTTCGAGCCGCCCGCCGGCTTCGACCTGGCGGCGCACTGGCACCGCCGGCAGGCCGACTTCCTCGCCCAGCTGGGCCGCTTCGAGGCCGAGGTGCGCCTCACCCCGCAGGCCGCCGCCAGGCTGGGCGGCCCGGCCGGGCGGGCGCTTGCCGCCACCGCGGTCCCGGACACCGACGGCCTGCTGCGCCTGACGCTCCCGGTCGAGTCACTGGAGCAGGCCGAGTCCGACATCCTCGCCCTGGGCACCTCCGTCGAGGTCCTCGGCCCGCCCGAGCTGCGCGCCCGCCTGGCCGCCACCACCCGCGCGCTGGCGGAGCGCTATCGGTGA
- a CDS encoding cytochrome c oxidase assembly protein — translation MAGTVALPELTGSRFFASWQVDGFALAAVLLLGAAYAYGVRRRLRAGERWPLWRVLAFYVLGLGTLVIATMSALAVYDQVLFWPAAVQNILLDLFAPLGLALGDPLALASPAGRLRRAFASTPARVLTYPLVSSVLVLISELTIYFTPYFSHALGNPGIRQLMHLQLLLTGCLFVLPMLSRQELLPRWCSHPVRAALVFFDGLFDSVPGIVVMTSGTLVAGHWYTTHPRTWGPSVQHDQMLGGGLMITLAELVSLPFVLAVFFEWWRAEREKTAALDARLDREAAAQAPPAPAGVAAPASSASSAPSSTSAAATAAAAAVPEMTRPWWETDQGEVGMRMRGES, via the coding sequence GTGGCGGGCACTGTGGCTCTCCCCGAGCTGACCGGCTCCCGGTTCTTCGCCTCCTGGCAGGTCGACGGATTCGCGCTCGCCGCCGTGCTGCTCCTCGGGGCGGCCTACGCCTACGGGGTGCGCCGCCGGCTGCGCGCGGGGGAGCGGTGGCCGCTGTGGCGGGTGCTGGCCTTCTACGTCCTCGGCCTCGGCACCCTGGTGATCGCCACGATGTCCGCGCTTGCGGTCTACGACCAGGTGCTCTTCTGGCCGGCCGCCGTGCAGAACATCCTGCTCGACCTGTTCGCGCCGCTCGGCCTGGCGCTCGGCGACCCGCTGGCGCTCGCCTCGCCGGCCGGCCGGCTGCGCCGCGCCTTCGCCTCCACACCGGCCCGCGTGCTCACCTATCCGCTGGTCAGCTCGGTGCTGGTGCTGATCTCCGAGCTGACCATCTACTTCACCCCGTACTTCTCCCACGCGCTGGGCAACCCCGGGATCCGGCAGCTGATGCACCTTCAACTGCTGCTCACCGGCTGCCTGTTCGTCCTGCCGATGCTCAGCCGCCAGGAATTGCTGCCCCGCTGGTGCAGCCACCCGGTACGAGCCGCGCTGGTCTTCTTCGACGGCCTCTTCGACTCCGTGCCCGGCATCGTGGTGATGACCAGCGGCACCCTGGTGGCCGGGCACTGGTACACCACCCACCCGCGTACCTGGGGTCCGTCCGTCCAGCACGACCAGATGCTCGGCGGCGGCCTCATGATCACCCTCGCCGAACTGGTCTCGCTCCCGTTCGTGCTGGCCGTCTTCTTCGAGTGGTGGCGGGCCGAACGCGAGAAGACCGCGGCGCTGGACGCCCGTCTCGACCGCGAGGCGGCGGCTCAGGCGCCGCCCGCCCCCGCCGGCGTGGCCGCGCCCGCCTCTTCGGCGTCTTCGGCCCCGTCATCCACATCCGCCGCCGCGACGGCCGCCGCCGCTGCCGTTCCCGAGATGACCCGCCCCTGGTGGGAGACCGACCAGGGCGAGGTCGGCATGCGCATGCGCGGGGAGAGCTGA
- a CDS encoding TerC family protein: protein MDVSLTLWALTIAGLCALIAADFLIGRTPHDVSMREAGIWTVVWVALAGLFGLGLLFFSGGQPAGEFFAGYITEKSLSVDNLFVFVLIMAKFAVPTKYQQRVLLVGVLIALVLRAVFIAAGATIIASFSWVFFIFGAFLIWTAWKLIKEARAESDEEEEFEENRLLKAVEKRIPSTDRYHGTRLFITENGKRLMTPMLVVMLAIGTTDVLFALDSIPAIFGLTQDPYIVFTANAFALMGLRQLYFLIGGLLKKLVHLSYGLSVILGFIGVKLVLHALHETGVHVPEISIPVSLGVIVAVLAVTTVTSLRASRKQAAEEAEPEKPRVNV, encoded by the coding sequence GTGGACGTTTCCCTTACCCTCTGGGCGCTCACGATCGCAGGACTGTGTGCCCTGATCGCCGCCGATTTCCTGATCGGCCGCACCCCGCACGACGTGTCCATGCGCGAGGCCGGAATATGGACCGTGGTCTGGGTGGCACTCGCCGGTCTCTTCGGCCTCGGCCTGCTGTTCTTCAGCGGCGGCCAGCCGGCCGGTGAGTTCTTCGCCGGATACATCACCGAGAAATCGCTCAGCGTCGACAACCTCTTCGTCTTCGTGCTGATCATGGCGAAGTTCGCGGTGCCCACGAAGTACCAGCAGCGGGTGCTGCTGGTCGGTGTGCTGATCGCACTGGTGCTGCGTGCTGTCTTCATCGCGGCCGGTGCCACCATCATCGCCAGCTTCTCCTGGGTCTTCTTCATCTTCGGCGCGTTCTTGATCTGGACCGCGTGGAAGCTGATCAAGGAAGCCCGCGCCGAGTCCGACGAGGAGGAGGAGTTCGAGGAGAACCGGCTGCTCAAGGCGGTCGAGAAGCGGATCCCGTCGACCGACCGCTACCACGGCACGCGGCTGTTCATCACCGAGAACGGCAAGCGGCTGATGACCCCGATGCTCGTGGTGATGCTCGCGATCGGCACCACCGATGTGCTCTTCGCGCTGGACTCGATCCCGGCGATCTTCGGTCTCACCCAGGACCCGTACATCGTCTTCACCGCCAACGCCTTCGCCCTGATGGGCCTGCGGCAGCTGTACTTCCTGATCGGCGGGCTGCTCAAGAAGCTGGTGCACCTGTCCTACGGGCTGTCGGTGATCCTCGGCTTCATCGGCGTCAAGCTGGTGCTGCACGCGCTGCACGAGACCGGGGTGCACGTGCCGGAGATCTCCATTCCGGTCTCCCTCGGGGTGATTGTCGCGGTGCTCGCGGTGACCACCGTGACCAGCCTGCGGGCGTCCCGCAAGCAGGCCGCAGAAGAGGCCGAGCCGGAGAAGCCGCGCGTCAACGTGTGA
- a CDS encoding TerD family protein, producing the protein MSAELVRGQNHRLPGNRLEIRVSAGTPVVAAVTLGDEQGRVVGEQGWLAHPGTPHLPGIEVPRQAAADHRLALDLGAMPEPVRRVHVLLALPTGRPGGPQDFGAAPAPHLAVTTLDGIPAAGFTITGLGTETALLALELYRRQGAWKVRAVGQGYAGGLPALLLDQGVPEAVTVAGEIHAAVEREQSRSVALPSQTGQTGQAGQGAQASQTGHAGQSGQAAPSGRPVPPTAGAGGGIPAPPGGDAATTAGIDYRHPRRRTAAAVPPRPGGAAQPAPAQPVPPQAPPIPAFPGQVPPAPEYEPPAPPDRGAPPVPVAGDASGWTMEERLHNQIWGMFEDLARSVAAYRSAADFAQSRYEQELDRLLADPRTRGGPAADAARDEAQLKQVALVDQARAVLDRDLAQLTAEAEVVEPALPAPFAGWENPVWHAYRVPSEPPMAVRLGGLTLPEAPELCIPLLARLPLERGLWIDSFEDRRLAVETAVAIAARLLASYPAGGFVVHTLDPAGSGAAPLAPLSSGGALVRPPAAAGAAGVSEVLTRLTERVDLLQMALRGGAPDALPPGFDTAEQLLIVNEFPYGFDDRAVTQLRYLADEGPPVGVHLLLVADREDAEQYGPVLDPLWRALLRLTPLPSDHLADPWVGHAWSYEPALVPPGSQVLTQVLHQLSFTVKEF; encoded by the coding sequence ATGAGCGCCGAACTGGTCCGCGGGCAGAACCACCGGCTGCCCGGCAACCGGCTGGAGATCCGGGTGTCGGCGGGCACCCCGGTGGTGGCCGCGGTCACCCTCGGGGACGAGCAGGGCCGGGTCGTCGGCGAGCAGGGGTGGCTCGCCCACCCCGGCACGCCCCACCTTCCCGGCATCGAGGTCCCCCGGCAGGCCGCCGCCGACCACCGGCTGGCGCTGGATCTCGGGGCCATGCCGGAGCCGGTGCGGAGGGTGCATGTCCTGCTGGCGCTGCCCACCGGGCGCCCCGGCGGACCGCAGGACTTCGGCGCCGCCCCCGCCCCGCACCTCGCCGTCACCACCCTGGACGGCATCCCCGCGGCCGGCTTCACCATCACCGGGCTCGGCACGGAGACGGCGCTGCTGGCGCTGGAGCTGTACCGCAGGCAGGGCGCCTGGAAGGTCCGCGCGGTCGGCCAGGGGTACGCCGGCGGCCTGCCCGCGCTCCTGCTCGACCAGGGCGTGCCGGAGGCGGTCACGGTGGCCGGGGAGATCCACGCGGCGGTGGAGCGGGAGCAGTCCCGTTCGGTGGCGCTCCCCAGCCAGACGGGTCAGACGGGTCAGGCGGGTCAGGGGGCCCAGGCGAGCCAGACCGGTCACGCGGGTCAGAGCGGCCAGGCAGCGCCGTCGGGCCGGCCGGTCCCACCGACAGCCGGCGCCGGTGGCGGCATCCCCGCCCCGCCCGGCGGGGATGCCGCCACCACCGCCGGCATCGACTACCGCCACCCCCGCCGCCGTACCGCCGCCGCGGTCCCGCCGCGCCCGGGCGGCGCCGCTCAGCCCGCCCCGGCGCAGCCGGTACCGCCGCAGGCACCGCCCATACCCGCCTTCCCCGGCCAGGTCCCCCCGGCGCCGGAGTACGAGCCGCCGGCCCCGCCCGACCGCGGCGCCCCGCCCGTCCCGGTGGCCGGCGACGCCTCCGGCTGGACGATGGAGGAGCGGCTGCACAACCAGATCTGGGGCATGTTCGAGGACCTGGCCCGTTCCGTCGCCGCGTACCGCAGCGCCGCCGACTTCGCCCAGTCCCGCTACGAGCAGGAGCTCGACCGGCTGCTCGCCGACCCCCGCACCCGCGGCGGCCCCGCCGCCGACGCCGCCCGGGACGAAGCCCAGCTCAAGCAGGTGGCGCTGGTCGACCAGGCGAGAGCGGTGCTGGACCGGGACCTCGCCCAGCTGACCGCCGAGGCCGAGGTGGTCGAGCCGGCACTGCCGGCGCCCTTCGCCGGCTGGGAGAACCCGGTCTGGCACGCCTACCGGGTGCCTTCCGAGCCGCCGATGGCGGTCCGTCTCGGCGGCCTCACGCTGCCGGAGGCGCCCGAGCTGTGCATCCCGCTGCTGGCCCGGCTGCCGCTGGAGCGCGGCCTGTGGATCGACAGCTTCGAGGACCGCCGGCTGGCGGTGGAGACCGCGGTCGCCATCGCCGCCCGGCTGCTCGCCTCGTACCCGGCCGGCGGCTTCGTCGTGCACACCCTGGACCCGGCCGGCTCGGGAGCGGCCCCGCTGGCCCCGCTCTCCTCCGGCGGCGCCCTGGTCCGGCCGCCTGCCGCCGCCGGGGCCGCCGGGGTGAGCGAGGTGCTGACCCGGCTGACCGAGCGGGTGGACCTGCTGCAGATGGCGTTGCGCGGGGGCGCGCCCGACGCGCTGCCGCCCGGCTTCGACACCGCCGAGCAGCTGCTGATCGTCAACGAGTTCCCGTACGGCTTCGACGACCGGGCCGTCACCCAGCTGCGGTACCTCGCCGACGAGGGGCCTCCGGTCGGGGTGCATCTGCTGCTGGTCGCCGACCGGGAGGACGCCGAGCAGTACGGGCCGGTGCTCGACCCGCTGTGGCGTGCGCTGCTGCGGCTGACCCCGCTGCCCAGCGACCATCTCGCCGATCCCTGGGTCGGGCACGCGTGGAGTTACGAACCGGCGCTGGTGCCGCCCGGCAGTCAGGTGCTGACCCAGGTGCTGCACCAATTGTCCTTTACCGTAAAGGAGTTCTGA
- a CDS encoding TerD family protein: MTVNMTKGQKISLSKADGGSLTAVRMGLGWQAAPRRGLFGSRTREIDLDASAVLFADKQPVDVVFFRHLTSDDGSVRHTGDNVVGGAGQGGDDESILVDLSRVPVHVDQIVFTVNSFTGQTFAEVQNAFCRLVDETNGQELARYTLTGGGAYTAQIMAKVQRGQGGWTMTAIGTPANGRTFQDLIPAILPAL; encoded by the coding sequence GTGACGGTCAATATGACCAAGGGTCAGAAGATCAGCCTGAGCAAGGCCGACGGGGGATCGCTGACCGCGGTCAGGATGGGACTGGGCTGGCAGGCCGCGCCGCGCCGCGGGCTCTTCGGCAGCCGCACCCGGGAGATCGACCTCGACGCCTCCGCGGTGCTCTTCGCCGACAAGCAGCCGGTCGACGTGGTCTTCTTCCGCCACCTGACGAGCGACGACGGCTCCGTCCGCCACACCGGGGACAACGTGGTCGGCGGCGCCGGGCAGGGCGGCGACGACGAGTCGATCCTGGTGGACCTGTCGCGGGTCCCGGTCCACGTCGACCAGATCGTCTTCACGGTGAACTCCTTCACCGGACAGACCTTCGCCGAGGTGCAGAACGCGTTCTGCCGGCTGGTGGACGAGACCAACGGCCAGGAGCTGGCCCGCTACACACTCACCGGCGGCGGTGCCTACACCGCGCAGATCATGGCCAAGGTGCAGCGGGGTCAGGGCGGCTGGACGATGACGGCGATCGGCACGCCCGCCAACGGACGCACCTTCCAGGACCTCATCCCGGCCATACTGCCCGCGCTGTAA